The following are from one region of the Neurospora crassa OR74A linkage group III, whole genome shotgun sequence genome:
- the pan-3 gene encoding pantotheic acid-3 protein, whose translation MARFVTNMSTTTRLLAQSVPKNGVTLPPWLHNITQSISAAPKLYAWTPQNLPNSRNNGQFQSATPKDLQRRIFILGIGNLGRLYANSLGKLGEEVPVTLVLHRKSLLEHWVSEPGIELTRHGVTEKILSFDVEWWTEEAPAHGPVREVCDGHKIANLLVATKAPDALPQVDRLRRYLDGNSTVGFVQNGMNKLWPPFGAIYSEHRFPPRQHPNWLVCVTTHGVFSLGTFKSVHAAPADIAMGLVLPNPNTAHAADYLMEQIGRAPELEARKVPRNALWVLQLEKLIINSLINPLTAVIRCMNGHLFDQPAPELKKLMDILVDEASQILQALAQHPSSKDILSGADSAPDADLSKEALVERFSAVRLNAMLQRVGEKVKNNRSSMCQDVMAGKQTEVREFNGWLVQMAEYLGLEAPNHKKLCELVEGGVIGETSLLEAYFGKK comes from the coding sequence ATGGCTCGATTCGTCACAAACATGTCGACGACAACACGCCTACTCGCACAATCAGTCCCTAAAAACGGTGTGACACTACCACCATGGCTTCACAACATCACTCAAAGTATTTCAGCTGCGCCCAAGCTCTATGCCTGGACTCCCCAAAACCTACCAAATAGCCGAAACAATGGACAATTCCAGTCGGCAACGCCAAAGGACCTTCAAAGGCGCATCTTTATTCTTGGCATTGGTAATCTCGGTAGGCTCTATGCCAACTCCCTGGGAAAACTGGGTGAAGAAGTCCCGGTGACACTCGTCCTTCACCGGAAAAGTTTGTTAGAGCACTGGGTTTCCGAGCCGGGTATTGAGCTGACACGACACGGCGTTACCGAAAAAATATTATCTTTCGACGTAGAGTGGTGGACAGAGGAAGCACCAGCACATGGGCCTGTGAGGGAGGTCTGTGACGGGCACAAGATCGCTAACCTTTTGGTCGCCACCAAGGCTCCAGACGCTCTGCCTCAGGTAGACAGACTGCGGCGCTATCTCGATGGGAACTCAACTGTCGGGTTTGTTCAGAATGGCATGAACAAGTTGTGGCCGCCTTTCGGCGCCATATATAGTGAGCATCGCTTCCCGCCTAGACAACACCCGAACTGGCTGGTCTGTGTGACGACCCACGGCGTGTTTTCTCTGGGTACCTTCAAGAGTGTTCATGCCGCTCCCGCTGATATCGCCATGGGCTTGGTGTTGCCCAACCCAAACACGGCACACGCAGCAGACTACCTTATGGAACAAATTGGGAGGGCGCCCGAGCTGGAGGCTCGTAAAGTGCCACGGAATGCACTCTGGGTTCTTCAACTGGAAAagctcatcatcaactcACTTATCAACCCCTTGACAGCTGTCATCCGTTGCATGAACGGTCATCTTTTTGACCAGCCAGCACCTGAGCTGAAGAAGCTCATGGACATTTTGGTAGATGAGGCTAGTCAAATACTCCAGGCTTTGGCTCAACACCCGAGTAGCAAAGATATTCTCTCTGGTGCTGACTCGGCCCCGGATGCCGACTTGAGCAAGGAAGCTCTCGTAGAGCGTTTCTCGGCTGTGCGGCTTAACGCAATGCTGCAACGAGTTGGAGAAAAGGTGAAAAACAACAGGAGCTCCATGTGTCAGGATGTTATGGCTGGGAAACAAACCGAAGTTCGAGAGTTCAACGGCTGGTTGGTACAGATGGCGGAATATCTTGGCTTGGAAGCGCCCAACCATAAAAAACTCTGCGAGCTTGTGGAAGGCGGTGTTATCGGGGAAACAAGCCTCCTGGAGGCTTACTTTGGCAAGAAGTAG
- the csb gene encoding DNA repair protein Rhp26/Rad26 gives MDPDTTQLSKTTEALPELTPNVEHTEAMTLDNKNSAADTQSAPNADELDEEAALKKLTENVRDQDDLERDITLQASRALIEAEDKRDQKRIEKAEATRTRLENQKKTQQQKLRPGITNPTARLRIQQEIARIDAEIELCDKDIADFRARIEQRNQQGETGTLAPATGKILPNETQREYLIRTGKITPFAKFGGPRPAEVEGDLANAIVDAEDEAVAEELEEKENDGPRSHQNLRLPGFADENEVATVAVADDFSLRPRKRRRVQPPPESDDEFVLGESGSEAASPEADASDDYDDYEMAGTTLKKRKKAVREADGDDKVDLTGIDDGNEKVYQARLKGWVTRRSNARRARQQRLGQPIDKDDDGTEEWFKPAPDQPDHQFENGLKLPGDIYPALFDYQKTSVQWLAELYAQQVGGIVGDEMGLGKTVQLISFVAALHYSQKLDKPVIVVAPATVLRQWVNEFHRWWPPLRVSILHSSGSGMLNVRNEGALDDREDDYGKRKPKKSSQAAKKIVDRVVKHGHVLVTTYAGLQTYGDILIPVDWGYAVLDEGHKIRNPNTAITIYCKELRTPNRVILSGTPMQNNLTELWSLFDFIYPMRLGTLVAFRNQFEIPIKLGGYANATNLQIMTAQKCAETLKETISPYLLQRLKVDVAADLPKKSEQVLFCKLSKPQREAYELFLKSDDMTAILNRTRQSLYGIDILRKICNHPDLLDPRLKDDPSYKWGSTSKSGKMAVVKSLLPMWKRLGHKTLLFCQGTQMLDIIEAFVRRQDGINYLRMDGKTPVKDRQTLVDQFNNDPDLHLFLLTTKVGGLGTNLTGANRVIIFDPDWNPSTDVQARERAWRLGQKKEVTIYRLMTAGTIEEKIYHRQIFKQFLSNKVLKDPKQQTSFNLNDLHDLFSLSSYEDGKTETAELFKGSEVKRLPSGPTEIVLPGNDTPVLRAPGASKPVEVKDESTSEDETSNLRHLEGVAGLETFNDDGPAPAPNEEDRLMEGIFARSIHSALEHDEIMNGKKPTVKADRRILQAEADRVAAQAALALRRAGEEARNVPIGTVTWTGEYGEAGRPAPRHERGGFSSVGVRGAAGGAGPSRASRPATPSDKRNLKAEDFERMIPAFIKRHGGRVPSKSLVDHFNHYCTGARQADMFKIALEKVAKLEKKGSSMRGIWTVRPEYH, from the exons ATGGACCCTGATACAACTCAATTATCGAAGACAACCGAGGCCTTGCCCGAGTTGACGCCCAATGTCGAACACACAGAAGCAATGACACTCGACAACAAAAACTCGGCCGCTGATACACAAAGTGCGCCAAATGCTGACGAGCTCGACGAAGAGGCTGCGCTCAAGAAACTTACTGAAAATGTTCGAGACCAAGACGATTTGGAACGTGATATCACCCTGCAAGCCAGCCGTGCCTTGATCGAAGCCGAAGACAAACGAGATCAGAAACGCATCGAAAAGGCTGAGGCCACTCGTACGAGACTCGAGAACCAGAAGAAAACACAGCAACAGAAACTGCGGCCTGGTATCACCAATCCAACCGCACGATTACGCATACAACAGGAGATAGCGCGAATTGATGCCGAAATCGAACTTTGCGACAAAGACATTGCCGATTTCCGTGCCCGCATCGAACAGCGCAACCAGCAGGGCGAGACGGGTACACTGGCCCCGGCCACCGGCAAAATACTCCCTAACGAGACCCAACGAGAATATCTCATCCGAACGGGCAAGATCACGCCGTTTGCTAAATTTGGTGGACCCAGACCTGCCGAGGTTGAGGGTGATCTCGCCAACGCCATTGTCGATGCAGAAGACGAGGCTGTCGCTGAAGAgttggaagaaaaggaaaacgaCGGCCCTCGATCCCATCAGAATCTTCGTCTCCCTGGCTTTGCCGACGAAAATGAGGTCGCTACCGTAGCTGTCGCAGACGATTTTTCTCTACGTCCCCGAAAGAGGCGTAGGGTCCAGCCGCCGCCCGAATCCGACGATGAGTTTGTGCTGGGAGAGTCTGGATCTGAAGCGGCTTCTCCTGAGGCCGACGCATCCGACGATTACGATGATTATGAAATGGCGGGCACTACACTCAAGAAGCGGAAGAAAGCAGTCAGAGAAGCCGATGGTGATGACAAGGTCGATCTGACTGGGATCGATGATGGCAACGAAAAAGTCTATCAAGCAAGACTGAAAGGCTGGGTAACGCGTAGGAGCAATGCACGACGGGCTCGTCAGCAGAGGCTCGGCCAGCCAATTGAtaaggatgatgatggaacaGAGGAATGGTTCAAGCCAGCGCCTGACCAGCCTGACCACCAGTTCGAAAACGGGCTGAAATTGCCAGGTGACATTTACCCAGCTCTCTTCGACTATCAGAAGACCAGCGTACAGTGGCTAGCTGAGCTGTACGCGCAGCAAGTTGGAGGTATAGTTGGAGATGAGATGGGTTTAGGAAAGACTG TGCAACTGATTTCTTTCGTGGCTGCGTTACACTACAGTCAAAAGCTCGACAAACCCGTCATTGTTGTAGCCCCGGCAACAGTTTTGCGTCAATGGGTAAACGAGTTTCACCGCTGGTGGCCACCACTTCGAGTATCCATCCTTCACTCGTCTGGCAGTGGCATGCTCAATGTCCGCAACGAAGGAGCGCTTGATGACAGAGAGGATGACTACGGCAAGAGAAAGCCTAAAAAGTCCAGCCAGGCTGCAAAGAAGATCGTCGATCGCGTTGTTAAGCATGGCCATGTGCTGGTGACAACTTATGCCGGTTTGCAAACGTACGGCGATATATTGATCCCGGTCGACTGGGGCTATGCTGTTCTGGACGAAGGACATAAAATCCGAAATCCAAACACAGCAATCACCATTTACTGCAAGGAACTTCGGACGCCCAACCGTGTGATTCTTTCCGGCACGCCAATGCAGAACAACTTGACAGAGCTATGGTCTCTCTTTGATTTCATCTACCCCATGCGACTCGGCACCTTGGTTGCCTTTCGAAATCAGTTCGAGATCCCGATCAAACTTGGCGGTTATGCCAACGCAACCAACCTTCAGATCATGACTGCTCAGAAATGTGCAGAGACGTTGAAAGAGACCATCAGCCCCTACCTACTTCAGCGGCTCAAAGTAGACGTGGCTGCCGATTTACCCAAGAAAAGCGAACAGGTCCTATTTTGTAAGCTGTCCAAGCCCCAGCGCGAGGCGTACGAGCTATTCCTCAAGTCGGATGACATGACTGCTATTCTCAACAGGACGCGCCAGTCCCTCTACGGTATTGATATCTTGCGTAAAATATGTAATCATCCCGATTTGCTTGATCCGCGGCTCAAAGATGATCCCTCTTACAAGTGGGGCAGTACCAGCAAGTCGGGGAAAATGGCAGTGGTGAAGTCATTACTTCCCATGTGGAAACGTCTAGGCCATAAAACGCTGCTGTTCTGCCAGGGTACTCAAATGCTGGACATCATCGAGGCATTTGTGAGGCGCCAGGATGGCATCAACTACCTACGTATGGATGGCAAGACGCCCGTCAAAGATCGGCAGACGCTTGTCGACCAGTTCAACAATGACCCGGACTTACATCTCTTCCTTTTAACCACCAAAGTGGGCGGACTTGGCACCAACCTGACGGGAGCTAACCGGGTCATCATCTTTGACCCAGACTGGAACCCATCAACCGATGTCCAGGCCAGAGAACGTGCATGGCGGTTGGGacaaaagaaggaagtcACTATCTACCGGCTTATGACAGCTGGAACCATCGAAGAAAAAATCTACCACCGCCAGATCTTCAAGCAGTTCCTGTCAAACAAGGTGTTGAAGGACCCGAAGCAGCAGACCTCATTCAACTTAAATGACCTTCATGACCTGTTCAGTCTAAGCTCGTATGAAGACGGGAAGACCGAGACAGCAGAGCTATTTAAGGGCAGTGAAGTCAAACGCCTGCCTTCAGGACCCACGGAGATAGTCTTGCCTGGTAACGACACGCCGGTTCTCCGGGCCCCTGGAGCCAGCAAACCAGTGGAAGTCAAGGACGAATCCACAAGTGAGGACGAGACAAGCAACCTCCGTCATCTTGAAGGAGTTGCAGGATTGGAAACATTCAACGACGATGGACCGGCCCCTGCACCGAACGAGGAGGACCGTTTGATGGAGGGTATCTTTGCACGTTCTATTCACAGCGCTCTTGAACACGACGAGATCATGAACGGCAAAAAGCCAACGGTTAAGGCAGACCGCAGAATTCTCCAAGCAGAAGCGGATCGAGTTGCTGCTCAAGCGGCCTTGGCTCTCCGCCGTGCGGGTGAGGAAGCCAGAAATGTGCCCATCGGCACGGTCACTTGGACGGGCGAGTACGGCGAAGCTGGTCGTCCGGCGCCCCGTCATGAACGCGGAGGTTTCAGCTCAGTAGGTGTTCGCGGTGCAGCAGGCGGTGCAGGTCCGTCGAGAGCATCGAGACCGGCAACACCGTCTGATAAAAGGAACCTGAAAGCAGAGGACTTTGAAAGAATGATTCCGGCGTTCATTAAACGACATGGTGGCAGGGTCCCATCGAAGTCGCTCGTCGACCACTTCAATCACTATTGCACGGGAGCGAGGCAGGCAGATATGTTCAAAATTGCTCTGGAGAAGGTGGCCaagttggagaagaaggggtcGAGCATGCGGGGCATTTGGACTGTTCGTCCGGAGTATCATTGA
- a CDS encoding ATP-dependent RNA helicase dbp-2, with protein sequence MSGSYGGGGYGGRGGGGGGYSNGYDRNGGGYSNNYSSHGGSNGYGGGGGGYGGGGGGYGGGGYGGGGGGDRMSALGAGLQKQNWDMSALPKFEKSFYQEHPSVANRSPAEVDKFRADHSIAVFGNNVPKPVETFDEAGFPRYVMDEVKAQGFPAPTAIQSQGWPMALSGRDVVGIAETGSGKTLTYCLPAIVHINAQPLLAPGDGPIVLILAPTRELAVQIQQEISKFGKSSRIRNTCVYGGVPKGPQIRDLSRGVEVCIATPGRLIDMLESGKTNLRRVTYLVLDEADRMLDMGFEPQIRKIIGQIRPDRQTLMWSATWPKEVRNLAADFLTDFIQVNIGSMDLAANHRITQIVEVVSESEKRDRMIKHLEKIMEGRENQNKILIFTGTKRVADDITRFLRQDGWPALSIHGDKQQNERDWVLDQFKTGKSPIMVATDVASRGIDVRNITHVLNYDYPNNSEDYIHRIGRTGRAGAKGTAITFFTTDNSKQARELVGVLQEAKQQIDPRLAEMARYSGGGGGRFGGYRGRGGGGWRGGRGGGGGGGSVGGANALPLNNRRW encoded by the exons ATGTCCGGATCttacggcggcggcggctacgGTGGccgcggtggcggtggtggtggatattCTAACGGGTACGATCGCAATGGCGGCGGCTACTCTAACAACTACTCCTCACACGG TGGCTCGAATGGCtacggaggcggcggcggaggatatggcggcggtggtggtggctacggaggcggcggctacggtggtggtggcggcggtgataGGATGTCTGCTCTCGGTGCTGGTCTGCAGAAGCAGAACTGGGACATGAGCGCTCTTCCCAAGTTCGAGAAGTCCTTCTACCAAGAGCATCCTAGCGTCGCCAACCGATCTCCTGCTGAGGTCGACAAGTTCCGCGCAGACCACTCCATTGCCGTCTTCGGTAACAACGTTCCCAAGCCTGTCGAGACCTTCGACGAGGCTGGTTTCCCTCGCTACGTTATGGACGAGGTCAAGGCTCAGGGTTTCCCTGCTCCTACTGCCATTCAGTCGCAGGGCTGGCCCATGGCCCTTTCTGGTCGCGATGTCGTCGGTATTGCCGAGACCGGTTCCGGAAAGACGCTCACCTACTGCCTTCCCGCCATCGTTCACATCAACGCTCAGCCTCTCCTCGCTCCCGGCGATGGCCCtatcgtcctcatcctcgcccCTACCCGTGAGTTGGCTGTCCAGATTCAGCAAGAAATCTCCAAGTTCGGCAAGTCGTCCCGCATTCGCAACACCTGCGTCTACGGTGGTGTCCCCAAGGGTCCCCAGATTCGCGATCTTTCCAGGGGAGTCGAGGTCTGTATCGCCACCCCCGGCCGTTTGATCGATATGCTCGAGTCTGGCAAGACCAACCTCCGTCGTGTCACCTACCTTGTCCTCGATGAGGCTGATCGCATGTTGGACATGGGTTTCGAGCCCCAAATTCGCAAGATCATCGGCCAGATTCGCCCTGATCGTCAGACTCTCATGTGGTCTGCTACCTGGCCCAAGGAGGTCCGCAACTTGGCCGCCGACTTCTTGACCGACTTCATCCAGGTCAACATCGGTTCCATGGATTTGGCTGCCAACCACCGTATCACCCAGATCGTCGAGGTTGTTTCCGAGTCCGAGAAGCGTGATCGCATGATCAAGCATCTTGAGAAGATTATGGAGGGCCGCGAGAACCAGAACAagatcctcatcttcaccgGCACCAAGCGTGTCGCCGACGACATCACCCGCTTCCTCCGCCAGGACGGCTGGCCCGCTCTTTCCATCCACGGCGACAAGCAACAGAACGAGCGTGACTGGGTTTTGGACCAGTTCAAGACTGGCAAGAGCCCTATCATGGTTGCCACCGACGTGGCTTCTCGTGGTATCG ATGTGCGCAACATTACTCACGTGCTCAACTATGACTACCCCAACAACTCCGAGGATTACATCCATCGTATCGGCCGAACTGGTCGTGCCGGTGCGAAGGGTACTGCCATTACTTTCTTCACCACTGACA ACTCCAAGCAGGCTCGTGAGCTCGTCGGTGTGCTTCAAGAAGCTAAGCAGCAGATTGACCCTAGACTTGCCGAGATGGCTCGCtacagtggtggtggaggtggccgCTTCGGTGGCTATCGCGGccgtggcggcggtggatgGCGCGGTG GccgtggcggcggtggtggcggcggctcCGTCGGTGGTGCTAATGCTCTTCCGCTTAACAACCGCCGGTGGTAA